GGACTCTCGCGATCATATTGTCCCATTGATGCCTCAAATGATCAAGTTCTTTTTGAACATGTTGCATCTTCTTCTCAAGGGAAATGTAACCACGTAATGGTCTGATACCAAGGTCTATAAGTTTATTAGCCATGTTccctacccaaaaaaaaaaaagaggaacaaTTAACTTGGTTTCCCAAAAACTAAAGACAAAACATCAAAGGTTTTTGAAAGCATATAAGCCTTACGAAATCAGTTGATGGATATTATAAAATTCCTCAATGAAATTGCTGACAATGTCAGAGTTAGTATCTAACAATAAATTCATGATGAGCTTCACGGACATTACTCCTTGGCCAACTCTGTTTTTATAGTTCAAGGATTATTTTAATAATATGTTTTAACTTTAATTGATTTTACTTGTAATGCATCTCTGACACAATACATACAGAATCCTCTTGAAAAGGTGTATTTGAACTGTTTGGATTTGATACCCTACAGGCCAAGTCCATTGGAGTTGTTTGGATAACTCGAGACTCTTCAGATTTAGAATCCACCGTAAGTCCCAAAGGATTTCACCTATTAGAAACAATTGGAATGGAAATTCATTCAAGTAATGTCATTTGAAATTCCTCTCTCTAACTCTTTCTATGATTTCAATCTACCAATCAGCGCAATCTcatatttcttttccttctctttctttctatttgttttctttaGCCATTCTCGCTTTCGAACAAGGCAAAAAACAAAGTCTCTGTTAATCCTGTATAATCGCCACATACAAGATAGCAAATTTACCAAGAAGAATTACAGACCGAGTAGGTGTTTGAATTCTGATTGAACCACATGAGTCACTTTTATCAATTTGGCTATGGAAGGAATGTTAGTTGTGACTATAGGTGTCAAACAAACCCATTTAgttaaatttacccatacccgcccatgaatagTTGGGTATAAGTATCTTAAGTTTTTATATATGAGTACAAATGGGttatccaataatacccatttactAAATTGGTATAATTGGGTAACCCACCAAACCTAATTAACCTATTTAGAATTGTCTTCACAATCACATCCATTTAGAATTGTGTTCAACAATAGTATTTTAATTTCTTCAGCACCTTTGACCAAACGTAGCATCAGAAAATGGAGAACCTAATGAAAATGTGGGAGAATCTGTTGGCTAGTTTTCAACTTAACAACAAAAAATAACTATACACTTGGAGATTTTTCTATCGCGTTTTCATTAGTGTTTTTGTTAGTGTTTTCCTAGTATCCAGTTTCAAGTTCttagattcttcatttttttatgatgttaactacttttgtttcaattattattattatttgttggttttatctcagcattttattttctcgtagtttgttaacttactcatttttcagcattaccaatttatgacaatCTTTATCCTCCTTTCCtacctttccaaaatgaaaatttaaatttacacacagaaaaaaatgttaggggttaaaagtttttggattaagtttttatgttaactttcatattatttagtccaaaattttatattcttattgttcaattattaaacaGTATGCAATTTTGCGACATAGCGTACAGATGAAAAAAAATGGTAATTAGACTTATTGGGCATTATAAGTAGCtatttaaaattaatgatgGATGCAAACTGCAAAGGGTGGTATAAATTGGTAATTTagtttacaaaatgaatttagGTGGATCTataaaaaattagaataaatgggttataaatgagtaattgaattactcaactcattttttgacttatccatttataaccatctaattaaatggacataaatgggttgactcattTATACTCGTTACCTATTTTAACCCACCCAAGTCACctattttgacacctctagttGTGACCTTGCATTAGCTCAACAAAACTTTGTTGTGTGAACAAAGAAAACCATCattatttttttaccaaaatgGGACTAATCTTCAAGCAAGCTTTTATCTTAGGGATGTTTAGACGAAAGCCAACCAGGAGTTTGAGTATATGCCTAAACCCCAAGAAGGTCCATGTGTACCACGCGAAATGCCATATAGTGTACTAATACCAATTATTGACCACGATGCGCCATACCTTGTCTACTACCTGCTAGACAAGGTATGACCCACCAACATTACTTGGTGATCGGTTATTGATACCAAGGTTTGCAAAATCGGGATCTTATGTAGGATCAATTTTAGTTTTATAGGATCGGATCATTAGATCGTAAGATCCCACCAAAAACTTCCAAATTaactaaattaattaatttgaaGTTCATAGACAACTTTGTACAACCAAAATGATATCAAATAAGTAAATTATTGATAAACATATAGCATGTTTTACCTATAGTTTGACAAgcaataaagaaaaagaatataAACAGTTATAAATTATGATTACAAGTTTTAAAACCAAATGCTTTACAGTTTACACAACAATAATTTCAAATCTAACATAAGCGTTAATCtccaacaataataaaaagtCATAACTTCCCTCCAACATTAAAATCATTAATTATTTACGTATCTCAATTATTTTTAGACCTTTTTTGACCTCTAGTAAAATCTAGACCAACATAGAAGAATAAACACCATTAACACAACTTCAAATGCAATTCACAAGAATATTAAGTAATACAAGGACAACAAATATTAGAAACAAGCACTAGAATAAAATCCACaactatatatattttaatGTCACAAAAtagctacaaaaaaaaaaaaaaaaaaagcaacggaaccctaaaatgaaaaaaaaaggtctgGGCATCTTGTCtaattaaaaataagaataCAACCCATCTTAACACTTAATATTAAAAGCatttagtacacatatataGCTGATAGGcataattaaaaaaaacaatCAAATTAGGGGTTACGGGTACTCGTGGTTGTTTTCGTTGGGCGACTTCTTCTACTGGAAATTCCTTGAGCTGAAACAAGGATACAAAATCAATAGAGAATTAGAAATGGGAGATTagcaaaattttggaaaattttattggaATCTAGATGGAAAAGAAGTTTGGAATGGAGATGGGGAAAAACCAACGAggatttctctctttttgtcctTTGTGACTTTGTCTCTGTTTGTTTCATTCATTTATTCCTGAAACTTTTTTTGTTGTAACTTTTGTTTTTGAGATAAAAATTGTTGCAAAATTATAATTAAGGGATCTAATTCTTTGATAAGTTACAAACCTGCTCCAAATGTTTCcatttagtttcaaaatttagCCCCACatttacaaaattttcaaaaattcatagGATCGCAATGGGATCATAGGATTGTACAATCCTATGATTTCACTAACGATTCTAATGATTCTAATGATTCTATGCATATTAAGGCAATTTTTGATTCTATGCACGATCCAAATCGATTTTGCTGATCCGAATCGTAGGAccgtaggatcgtacgatccggATCGCGATTTTGACAACCATGATTGATACCAATGCACCACATAGCAATGTCAACTGGTGCACATGGAGCATCTGATAATTTTGCCCTAAACCCCGATTCACTTTTTCGCTACGAAGGTCTGAATTTGGTGAGTTTATCGTCATGCGATGAGCAAGCTTGGACATGGCAAATGAGTAGTAATGGTACCTggtcttttttattttttggattttttcaCATTGCATCTAAATCAGATTTCATCATTTTATGATTAAACAAGGTTCAGTACTGAACAGTGGGTTTAACTAATTTGTTCAAATGCTTTTTGTTTTCAAACGATTTATTCCAATCCATAAGCATCCATTTGAAATTCTTCATAAAACCCTGATAAATCCTTGCTGATTGAATCCAGATTGAAAAAGCTCAACACTCGTTCCTTTATGCAACTTTTCAAATCACTTGCTCACTTTACTAATCAGTTGAAACAAATACATCCTAAAATTGCAATGAAGAACAGgcaaattatttgcatttaaAAAATTCGTAAAATTAACCAAGAACAAAAACAAGACAAGGAACTATTCCAATGAAAACTACCCCTAAGCAATTCCCAACAagaaattaaccaaaaaaaccaagaaaaacaaaaaaccaaaaaaaaattcagcttAATATGAAATTATTCATGCTTTTTGGAAACCTAGAACTAAAAAATTCTTCGTacatttgaattcaaaattaatCAGACACAGAAAATTCATCGAAAATCATAAAACGCAAACAATAATTGTCGTATTACCTCAAATGCTGCGCTGAAATTCACGAAACTTGATGGAGAGAAGCTGGTGCCGCCTGGACGATCTGGAAGAACAGATGCAGATAAAATTTCTCCAGAAATGTATAGTGAAGTAAATACATGAGTCCGAGTTGACTCAAATGACGAAAGGCCAAGACTTTCAGGTGGGAACTTGGAAGTCAATAGCGGAAAATGTGAAGAAATTTCCTGCAGTTTTCTTCGAAATTCTGTAGGGTAATATTGCCGTTAACCCCCTGTTGTTATAAGCTTGTGTGATTTTGCCTCCTAAATGTTACTTATCATCAATTCAcctctctttcttttgtttttttttttttgcccttttttaaACCTTGACTTGAGGCACAAAAAGTAGGAAAATTTTGCGGTCCTTTTTGGGTATCAGTCCCTCAATATATATCTTAGtgatttataatttataattttaaaattattacaATCTAAGAGTCAAAAACACTTATTTCACCATCCAATGTGTATATCAACATAATGAGTCTGCAATTTCTATTTGCAAAGTCACTATTTGATAATTTAGTGCTGTTGAAAAATTGATAAATGGTTCAACAACTATCAATATTATATTATAAGCttagaaaaaaaatctttaagAGTCTAGATGCTTAACATGCAAGCACTGGTTGAATGGATCTAGAGCTCACAAGTTGAGTTATTGTCCAGTTCAAATCAGTTGTGTAATTCTTACAACATGTCATGTAAATTGACATAGTTTTtggtataaaatttgaatttgtaactTATACATCTaaatttctacaaaaattaCAATTACATCGAAAATTTACAAATTTACATCGATGTTGTTAGATTGAAACAACTGGTTTGAGATAGAACTTGTGAGGCCCCAAATCCCTCATTGAATTCTACAAGTTATTATAATTGTTGGGATGCCCTAAAACATTAGGAGTATAAAAAATCCAAAATCCAAATGGAAAAAAAGATAGCAatcttgaaaaagaaaaaaaaaaaaggaaaggtaGAGCACCATAGCAATGTCACGTGCACGCTATGTGGACCAAAATGACTAATGAGCCTGGAGGGTGAAAGCATGCAATGAGCAACTTCAAAGAAATGTCCTTCATTTTTGCTGAAGTGAAGGAAATTATTCTTGTAAATTCCATTGGATTTACCTGTCGTCTTCCTGTCTTCGCCGTGTAGAAGTGTACAGATTACGCGGTTAAGCAATTCGTGACTTTCGGTCATTGACCTTGGTCAATGCGTCGATGGAGATTGGAGATAATAGGAGGAAATTTGCTCTCATTTTCCCTGTAACTTCCTAGGAAGGTGGGTCTTAGTaccaaagggaaaaaaaaattgtaaaaaagaACCTTGGTGACAAAGCAAGTTGACTTTTGTAGAGTGTGTGtctatatacacacacatacacatgtatatatacacacacacaatcacacatacatatatgtgTTTGTGTATAtgtgcatgtgtgtgtgtgtaatgTACATTTTGAGGATAAATTTGTAGAtttctatttaaatttttttctccaAGTTAGGGAGGCAGGGATTTAagaaagagggaggatgaaGGGAGATTTGAATTGAAGAGCTCTCAGTTCGGGAGTCTCAACTTTATCAATTAGACCAAGACCTTCTCAACGTAAGtacttgtgtgtgtgtgtaatgTACGTTTTGAAGATCAATTTGTAGATCACTTTTTAAACAAGGTATAACCTGCTTAATGAGGTGGCCCCTAAGATGCAGTATTTACAAATTATTACACTAAGAATGCAGTTCAAGCTTGACCCTTTTCCACTAATCACAGTATGTTAATCTGGTGATACAAGTTTGTAACAAATATTTATAACACTCATACCAGAATATATTGTTTTACAAAGTGTAGAAAGATTCaaccagaaaagaaaattaTCATGATTAGCAAGTTtgatttgtgattatttgtgtagttaaaaaaaatgaaaaagtaaacTCTACTAGCCAAACGTAGTGACAGTCATTTGTATGTTTTAGATTAATACAAAGtacaaaatatatattattgaTCCACTTGAAGCACATTATaggattttaattttcttttttgcttttggGGTAGAAAACATGGCAAGAATTCAATAGCAGGAAGAAAACATGTGATCTAAATTGACACAattttttgtataaaatttgagtttgtaactaatataactAAGTTTCTACAAAAATTACAATTACATCGAAATTGCACGAATTTACACCCGATATTGTTAGATTGAAACAATtggtttgaaatgaaacttgTGATGTAAATTGACATaatttaatttggtataaaatttaaGTTTGTAACTTATACAACTAACTTACATCAAAATTGCACCCGATATTGTTAGATTGAAACAACTAGTTTGAACTAGAACTATTTACACTTGATGTTGTTAGATTGAAACAAGAACTATTTACACCCGATATATAATATTGTTAGATTGAAACATCTAGATTGAACTAAAACTTGTGAGACCCCAAAACCCTAGTTGAATTTTGCAAGTTATTACAATTGTCGGGATGCCCTGAAAACATTAGGAGTAtaaaaaaatccaaatccaaatggAAAAAAAGATAGCAAtcttggggaaaaaaaaaaggaaaggaaaggtaCACCATAGCAGATGTCACGTTCATGCCAGGTGGACCAAAATGACTAATGTGCCCGGAGGATGAAAGCATGCAATTAGCAACTTCAAAGAAATGTCCTTTATTTTGCTGGAGTGAAGGAAATTATTCTTGGAAATTTAATCGGATTTACCTGTTATCTTCGGGTCTTCCTTGTGTAGAAGTATGCAGGATTACGCGGTTAAGCAATTAGCAAATTTCAGTCATTGACCGCGGGGTCAATGCGTCAATTGAGATTGGAGATAATAGGAggaaatttctttctttttccctatGAATTCCTAGGATGGTGGGTCGTAGTACCAAAGGgaaaaaatttgtaaaaaagAATCTGCGTAACAAAGCAAAGTGACTTTTGtgcacagagagagagagagagagagagagagagagagattatgTGTGTACACACACACATTTTGAAGATAAATTTGAAGATAAACtctgtttttttaaaaaaaaaaaaatggggagGGAGGGATCTAAGAAACAAGAAGGATGAAAGGGATTTGAACCCAAGAACTCTAAGGATACGTTTGATAAAGTTGAAgtttgaaaactgaaatttgaaatatgaatctattaaattactaaattattaagtattaagatgcgcatttgataaaactgaaatatgaaatatgaaatatgaatctattaagttattGATTTTTAAGCACTAAATCCGATACATTCGAGTGTATATCATATTAAGTgctaagtgaataacttatcacttatttttaggAGTAAGTTTTGCCTTAacaattcagtgccacttaattaattcaaatattcagttttttgttatcaaacgcgTCTGAACAAGTTAAGATCCGAgtctattaaatttaagtactgaATTGGATTATGAgcttaaatttgatacattGAGCATATATCACATTAATTTGGCCTAAAAAATTCATtgcacttaattaattcagatattcttgATTATCAAACGTGTCTAAACATATTAAGATTTaactcattaaatttaagtattaaatttggtTATTAAACAGGAACTTAGGTCTCAAGTTTAGTAATTAGACCAAAGCCTTCTCAACTTAGGTACATCTGCGCGTGTGTGTGTAATGTAcattttgaaaatcaatttATAGGCGCTTTTTAAACAAGGTAAAACCTGTTTAATGAGGTGGCCCAAGGTGCAGCATTTACAAATTattgcaataataataaatgtaGTTCAAGGCTTCAAGCTTGACCTTTTTCCACTACTCACAGTAGGTAGCTTTTTATAGGCGGCACACCACAGATACTTGTACTTGTTCTTCTTAATTCTGAACTTGGACTTGGGGTAGCCAATAATTAAACCGTTTTAGCGGTCTTGTGCTTTTTTAACCAACAGAAGAGTCCTGTCTAATGCCTAGTGCAGATAAATTCTTCTGACATTATTAGTAAATCATTTGGTGATGCAACCAAGATTcaactagaaaagaaaaatatcatGATTAGCAAGTTtgatttgtgattatttgtgtagttataaaaaaatgaaaaagtaaaaCTATACTAGCCAAACGTAGTAAAATCATTGTatgttttagattttttttaaaattttttttaggaaTTTCCCGCAAGGAGTGGACCCCGCAGACTAAATCCCCTGCCTCCGTAACTTGTTGGCAGCGAGGCTCGAGCTAGAGACCAAGCCCCATCTTCAGCAACCCCATGTCACCGGACCAAGCCCCGGGGGCATTGTATGTTTTAGATTAATACAAAGTACAAAATATATATTGATCCACTTGAAGCACATTATaagattttaatattttttttttggtagaaagCACGGCAAGAATTCAATAGCAGGAAGAAAATTATCTGAatttttttcaatcactttaCATAACTACGTGTTTCCAATTTTCATGTTTGCATGATGATACCTCATGCTGAGACCATGTATCCCTAGACCAAAAGTAAATCTCCAAGAGAGCTTCTGATCATTTTCCTCCTCTTTTCAGTGCTGTGTCTAAAAACCAAAAAACCATTACAACTTTTGGAATAAGAACGTACAATACAACTCCTAATGCCTCATTTCCCTCCTCCCTCTTTCATCATATCCTGGGGAAAGACTCCCTTCTTCTACCTTCGTTGTTCTCTAGCTGATGCTGTTGAGTACTCCTAATCATATCACATCTTTGTTCCATTATTCTCTGCCAAGTTTCTTGGCTATTTGGTTCAgtagttttaaggtaaaaaGACAACCCCTTTTGCTTCTGTTATTGCACTGTTATTGTATATGCATCATGCATCTAACCATGATAGTGTGTACATTATCAGTGCCAGTGCGTATAAGATTAACTTTAAAGTTGTTGGTTTCGCTTATTCATTTAATTGATATTTCTACTTGGCATTTGTGCAAGGTTTTACTCAAAGTTAGACTCCAACTGGTGCAACTTGATGGTCCTAGCACGGCTGCTGATATTTGACTTCACTATACTTGGCTGACGACCGGATTTTTGAATCCTGACTACAGATCCATCTAGGCTACACACCACTCTTAGTTTAGATAAGGTTAGATTTCCATATACTCATTATGTGACTGAGTAATGTTCGCTTTTTTTCATATGTACTGGAAGTTAGCTTTTTGTCTCTCTCCATCActtctattttattttgcattaataaaatTTGGATTGGCCCTGTATCCGAGGTTTGGGTTAAAATAGAAGAGCATAAAACAACGTGGGCATATTTATCCAAGATATTATAAGTGGAGAATCATCAGAAGGTTAGTGGTGCTAGTTATCGCAaggaaatttttatattttttaaaaatatgaagaaaattGCTACATACTCCTATTTATATCGGTGCAATCTGTAATTACTTCAAAATATATATCTCAATCAAAGATAGGGTATAAGAATCATTTCACCACTATTGATATTAGTATTAGGCCATAATTGGCTGACAAAGAAGATAAGTGTATATTTTTTAAACTTGAGAAGAGGGCGGCGTTATGGTGAGAAAACTTAAAAggagatttttgaaattatccttaaaaattGGTGTTTAAAAGTGTTTTTGAAGGTGTCATACAGTTGCCCCCTCCATTCCTCGCTCTTCCCTCACCATCTTTTGCCTCACTGGATACAGGATTTGGACGGTTGTGAGTAATAACCGTTCGGAACAATATAATATTTTTGGAACAAAGTATAACTCTATTTGAACTACTTGTAAAACTTAAAAACAAAGACACAATTATTACATATGAGACCCACGTGAACAGTAACAGAATATCACACCTCTATTATAAGGATGTACAAGAAATTTACAAAGAGTTACAAAACAATCAAAAAATGTTACACTATTTAGGAACGGTTGACGGATGGTTAACACATCAACCGTCCCTGCCCTGCGTCCTCAttagggttgcaaacgaatcgagcggCTCGAGTCCGAGTTCAACTCGAACTCGGTCAACATCAAACTCAAGCTAACTACAAACTCGAATTCGAACTCAAGTTCAAAAATACTAAACTTGTTAGTTCGCGAGTCGGTTcgagctcaattatatatatatatatatatattattttctattttaataaatatatttttattttttattttaacagtaaaattacatatatatatccctaaaattttattatttgttaagaaaaataataataattattttttattttttaaaaataaaataattattttttatttttttaaactcgaACTCAACTCGAATTTGAGTTGAGCTCAAACTCGAGCTTTACATTTTGAACTCATCGAATTCGAACTTCATAAACTTAGGTTGAGACTCGATTTTATTAGGTCAAAACTTAGATTCAATTCAACTCGATTTGTTTGCACTCCTACTCCTCGCTATCCcttcccctttccctttcacCCGCGGCCCATCTCCTCCTCCCCACCTCCCCCAACCTCTCACCTTCTTCCCCTGCAAACTCTTACATTTTGTATGTCCTTGAGTTAACTCAGTGCAAAACCATATCTACCTGGATGTAGATTGGAACAGCATAAAcaactttcagattgagagtccATTTGCATGATAGAAAGAGATAATACTATGAAAATTGAGGGAAAAAAGATACAAATAATTTAGGGGTATAGGTAAAGAAAGATTAAACTGGGTAAATTCCTGGCACAAATTAACTGAAATGGGGGTGCTTTGATGAAGAATGGggtaaaaaaaaagaggaaatggCATAAGAAAAGGCAACGAAAGTGGCATAGAATATTAGACGGAAAACACTAGAAAAGGTGAGTGTTCTATGGCAATTTCTCCAAGGAAATTAAATATGGGACAAAGTGAGCCAAGGAGGCTTTGGTTTATTGGTTAAAGGTTGAGATTTTAGGAATTAGAAGTTCTATTTACATGCATGGACTTGGAATTTTTGAAGTAGCACTTTCCGCCTCTGTTTGGGCTGCCTAATCCACTTGTTCTCAAGAGGGGCATCTACAATTGCATCTGCATCTGTGGATACTACTCTACCTAAAATGAGACTAATTATTCTTGTGTTACCGTTGTAATGTTCAGGGCAGCTGATAATCATCTTCTTTCAAATGAACAAACATATCACCGTAGTTATCTATCTGTTCACTTTCATTATTGTTCATTGTCTCTATAGATCACATGTACTGCTTTTGTGGCCCAAATTTCCATTCATTTAGGTGACATaaaataaaatgtcattttGTTCTGCTTCGTTGTCAGAAAAATGCTCAAGACAGTTTTGAACGTGTTGCTGGGAATTATAGCAAATCTTGGCATAGAGTGGATGCGCAGTTACTCAGGCCTTGACGCAAAGATGAAGACTCTAGAAAGAAGAATTGGTGTGCTGACCAAAAAAGCACGTGACATACACATGACAATAAGACATGAGCAAGACCTACATTCAGGATATAAAAGAAAGAGGGAAGTTGGGGATTGGTTGAAAAatgtaaaaagaaagaaaatgaaatacCAAAGCCTGAAAAGAGATTACCAGAGGAGACCATTTCGTTCGCGTATTTCATTGGCACAGTACGTTGATGCAATGATTCAGGAGGCATCAGATCTTCTTGAACAAGGGTCATTTTGCAGTGGCTATATGATTACTGTCCGTGAGGAGAGCAAGCCCTTGGTAACAGAAGAGCTGATAGGCCAATCAGTTCAACAAAATTTGACAGACACACGGGCTTTGTTAATGGATGACAAGGTTTCATGCATTGGGATCTATGGTATGCCTGGAGTAGGCAAGACAGCTGTAGCAAGTCATATCCATAACCAGCTATTAAAAGAAGACAAATTTTTGAAGCATGTATATTGGTTCAGTGATGCTAATTCTGAAGTCTCCAAATTGCAGGACGACTTGGCGACAGTCTTGCGTCTCGATCTCCCAAACATGGATGTTGGTGATGATAGGAGGGCAGCCAAATTATCCTCGGCATTAGAGAGGAAGAACAAGTTTGTGATCATACTTGACGGTTTATTGACGCCTATTGATGTCGGAACGGTAGGAATTCCTCTAGGAAAAGAAGGGAGGAAGTTGATTGTGGTTAGTCGATCATTGGATGTATGCAACAAAACGGGATGCCAAAAGGAAATTAAGGTGGAACCTCTTTCTGCCGATGAAGGTCGGATGCTGTTTATGGAGAAACTTCGTAGTAGGGACCAAGAGCTCCCACCAGATGTCCTAGAGATTTCCAGGTCTATTTCAGAAAAGTACGGAGGTTTGCCGCTTGGGATCATCGCTAAGGCGAGAAGCATGATAGGGGCTAATGACATTCGTGAGTGGAGAGATGCATTGGCAGAGATGGAAGA
This sequence is a window from Coffea eugenioides isolate CCC68of chromosome 7, Ceug_1.0, whole genome shotgun sequence. Protein-coding genes within it:
- the LOC113778391 gene encoding probable disease resistance protein At5g63020; protein product: MLKTVLNVLLGIIANLGIEWMRSYSGLDAKMKTLERRIGVLTKKARDIHMTIRHEQDLHSGYKRKREVGDWLKNVKRKKMKYQSLKRDYQRRPFRSRISLAQYVDAMIQEASDLLEQGSFCSGYMITVREESKPLVTEELIGQSVQQNLTDTRALLMDDKVSCIGIYGMPGVGKTAVASHIHNQLLKEDKFLKHVYWFSDANSEVSKLQDDLATVLRLDLPNMDVGDDRRAAKLSSALERKNKFVIILDGLLTPIDVGTVGIPLGKEGRKLIVVSRSLDVCNKTGCQKEIKVEPLSADEGRMLFMEKLRSRDQELPPDVLEISRSISEKYGGLPLGIIAKARSMIGANDIREWRDALAEMEERPDGKVFEVMKSSFYGLRNERWKTSFLHCSILLKDETVPRDEVVRGLISKGFLDRRCREAKLDQGHTILKALEKACLLDCVVNDGVDCLKMHPLMRDMATEIMKSDPTYMTYQQNAISQ